One window of Campylobacter avium LMG 24591 genomic DNA carries:
- a CDS encoding WbqC family protein encodes MKVAIMQPTFLPWIGYFAMIKSSDIFVFLDTVQFEQRSWQSRNKILLNKKEHLLSLSCKKAPQKTAINDMYLLDETKWKNTLLKSIHHGYSKSKNFKKCFEIVENALKNNTKLADLNINIIKEFVNILGIKTRLLRASSLHLAKAKKEGLLLEICKVLKATVYLSAQGSKAYLENDEARALFANSGVKIEYFNFTHPVYKQMGGGIDFVPYLSILDFCANVDDAKFEFEKI; translated from the coding sequence ATGAAAGTAGCCATTATGCAGCCTACTTTTTTGCCTTGGATTGGGTATTTTGCCATGATAAAAAGTAGCGATATTTTTGTCTTTTTAGACACGGTGCAGTTTGAGCAAAGATCTTGGCAAAGCAGAAATAAAATTTTACTGAATAAAAAAGAACATTTGCTGTCTTTATCTTGCAAAAAAGCTCCTCAAAAAACTGCTATAAATGATATGTATTTGCTAGATGAAACTAAGTGGAAAAACACACTTTTAAAAAGCATTCATCACGGTTATTCTAAGAGTAAGAATTTCAAAAAATGCTTTGAAATTGTAGAAAATGCTCTAAAAAATAATACAAAACTAGCCGACTTAAATATAAACATTATAAAAGAATTCGTAAATATCTTAGGCATTAAAACAAGACTTTTAAGGGCTTCTTCTTTACATTTAGCTAAGGCAAAAAAAGAGGGTTTGTTGCTTGAAATTTGCAAGGTTTTAAAGGCAACTGTATATCTTAGCGCGCAAGGTTCTAAGGCTTATTTGGAAAATGATGAAGCAAGGGCTTTGTTTGCAAACAGTGGTGTTAAGATAGAGTATTTTAACTTCACGCACCCAGTGTATAAACAAATGGGGGGGGGGATTGATTTTGTGCCATATCTTAGTATCTTGGATTTTTGTGCTAATGTTGATGATGCGAAATTTGAGTTTGAAAAAATTTAA
- the pseG gene encoding UDP-2,4-diacetamido-2,4,6-trideoxy-beta-L-altropyranose hydrolase codes for MKVLFRSDSSSSIGHGHIKRDLVLAKQYSDDEVSFACIDLEGSLIDEIPYTVYELSSASIYELINLIKDIGFDLLIIDHYDIDYEDERLIKIETGIKILSFDDTYQRHYCDILLNVNACAKASDYEDLVPKACELRCGFSYALLRDEFYEEAKIKREKIYDFLICLGGVDSKNLSIKIAEDLPKDKKILILSTSANINAKKLEAYAQSKKNIEVLIDAQNLAQLMNESKKLIISASSLVNEALMLKANFKAIYTHKNQEKIATWLGQRGYEVQDYASI; via the coding sequence ATGAAAGTGCTTTTTAGAAGTGATAGCTCATCTAGCATAGGACACGGACATATAAAAAGGGATTTAGTCTTAGCAAAACAATACAGCGATGATGAGGTTAGCTTTGCTTGTATAGATCTTGAGGGTTCTTTGATAGATGAAATCCCTTACACAGTCTATGAGCTAAGCTCTGCTAGCATTTATGAGCTTATAAATTTAATCAAAGATATTGGCTTTGACCTGCTTATCATAGATCACTACGACATAGATTATGAGGATGAAAGGCTGATAAAGATAGAAACCGGCATTAAAATTCTAAGCTTTGATGATACTTATCAAAGGCATTATTGCGATATTTTGCTTAATGTAAATGCCTGTGCTAAGGCAAGCGATTACGAGGATTTGGTGCCTAAGGCCTGCGAATTAAGGTGTGGCTTTTCTTATGCCTTGCTGAGGGATGAATTTTACGAGGAAGCAAAGATTAAAAGAGAAAAAATTTATGATTTTTTAATCTGTTTAGGAGGCGTTGATAGCAAAAATTTATCTATAAAAATCGCAGAGGATTTGCCAAAGGATAAGAAAATTTTAATCCTAAGCACGAGTGCAAACATAAATGCAAAGAAGCTAGAAGCTTATGCACAAAGCAAAAAAAATATAGAAGTTTTAATAGACGCACAAAATTTAGCCCAGCTTATGAATGAGAGTAAAAAGCTAATCATAAGTGCCTCATCTTTAGTAAATGAAGCTCTTATGTTAAAGGCAAATTTCAAGGCAATTTACACGCATAAAAATCAAGAAAAAATAGCAACTTGGCTAGGTCAAAGAGGCTATGAGGTGCAAGATTATGCTAGTATTTAA
- the pseH gene encoding UDP-4-amino-4,6-dideoxy-N-acetyl-beta-L-altrosamine N-acetyltransferase: MLVFKNFINLSLEEKKEILRQRNSSDVAKFCLKKYISLDEHLNFIESLKNDKTKLYMLVLKEEEMLGVISFSEIKEQEAFFGLYKISKEKMGTLLMQAMLDKGFKDLKLKNIKARVLKQNTKAIKLYEKFGFKTVAEEKEYLIIECKTGGGD; encoded by the coding sequence ATGCTAGTATTTAAGAATTTTATCAATCTTTCTTTAGAGGAAAAAAAAGAAATTTTAAGACAAAGAAATAGCAGCGATGTGGCTAAGTTTTGTCTAAAAAAATACATAAGTTTAGATGAGCATTTAAACTTCATAGAATCCTTAAAAAATGATAAAACTAAGCTTTATATGCTCGTTTTAAAAGAGGAGGAAATGCTTGGAGTGATAAGCTTTAGCGAGATAAAAGAGCAGGAAGCCTTCTTTGGCTTGTACAAAATTTCTAAGGAAAAAATGGGAACTTTGCTAATGCAAGCTATGCTAGATAAAGGCTTTAAAGACTTAAAACTAAAAAACATAAAGGCTAGGGTTTTAAAGCAAAACACAAAGGCTATAAAACTATACGAAAAATTTGGCTTTAAAACAGTGGCTGAGGAAAAAGAGTATCTTATAATAGAATGTAAAACGGGGGGGGGGGATTAA
- a CDS encoding formyltransferase family protein, producing the protein MKIAILSSKNQWFLPYAKKLAKRLKNCELFTEEKELLNKNFDILFILSYHKILSKNILKNNKHNIVIHASNLPKGKGFAPFFHQILEGKNEIVFTLFEADESADHGKFYMKDKLKLTGFELYNELRKKQGDFVIKMALNFVKNHKVLKPKAQKGKESFYKRRYPKDSELNINKSIKENFNLLRICNNTDFPAFFYIKNQKYIVKIYKEKDKIFKKER; encoded by the coding sequence ATGAAAATAGCCATCTTAAGTTCGAAAAATCAATGGTTCTTGCCTTATGCCAAAAAACTAGCAAAAAGACTAAAAAATTGCGAACTTTTTACAGAGGAAAAAGAGCTTTTAAATAAAAACTTTGACATTTTATTCATACTTTCTTATCATAAAATTTTAAGCAAAAATATCCTTAAAAATAATAAACATAATATAGTAATCCACGCTTCAAATTTACCAAAAGGCAAAGGCTTTGCACCATTTTTTCATCAAATTTTAGAGGGAAAAAATGAGATAGTTTTTACTCTTTTTGAAGCAGATGAAAGTGCTGATCATGGCAAATTTTACATGAAAGATAAACTAAAATTAACAGGCTTTGAGCTGTATAATGAATTGCGTAAAAAACAAGGAGACTTTGTTATAAAAATGGCCTTAAATTTTGTAAAAAATCACAAAGTTTTAAAGCCCAAAGCACAAAAAGGCAAAGAAAGCTTTTACAAAAGGAGATACCCAAAAGATAGCGAATTAAACATCAACAAAAGCATAAAAGAAAATTTTAACCTGCTAAGAATTTGTAACAATACCGACTTTCCAGCATTTTTTTACATAAAAAATCAAAAATACATAGTAAAAATTTACAAAGAAAAGGATAAAATTTTCAAAAAAGAAAGGTAA
- a CDS encoding GNAT family N-acetyltransferase gives MLIRKAKASDVDVIFELMQELAKHENVLEYFTCKKEDLKKLLSENFAQALLVELDNKIIALALFYITFVSFSGKKGLRLEVFYVKDEYRKKGVGRELFKALNEECLKNDYKNLEFICINSNAQGYDFYSKTCKLNPITYTYKTFVLEKNDMQKMLEIL, from the coding sequence ATGTTGATTAGGAAAGCAAAGGCAAGTGATGTTGATGTGATTTTTGAACTTATGCAAGAGTTGGCAAAACACGAGAATGTGCTTGAATATTTCACTTGCAAAAAAGAGGATTTAAAGAAACTTTTATCTGAAAATTTCGCTCAAGCCCTGCTTGTAGAGCTTGATAATAAAATCATAGCCTTAGCACTTTTTTATATAACTTTTGTTTCTTTTAGTGGTAAAAAAGGGCTTAGGTTGGAAGTTTTTTATGTCAAAGATGAGTATAGAAAAAAGGGTGTTGGAAGAGAGCTTTTCAAGGCTTTGAATGAGGAATGCTTGAAAAATGATTACAAAAATTTAGAATTTATTTGTATAAACTCAAACGCTCAGGGCTATGATTTTTACAGCAAAACCTGCAAACTAAATCCCATAACTTACACATACAAAACCTTTGTTTTAGAAAAAAACGATATGCAAAAAATGCTTGAAATTTTGTAA
- the pseI gene encoding pseudaminic acid synthase yields the protein MKIGNFDLDEKVLIVAELSANHAGSLDLALQSIKKAKEAGADAIKIQTYTPNSITLNSNKDDFIIKGGLWDKRTFYELYESAKTPYEWHSLIFEAAQDAGLLCFSSPFCEEDLTFLTRFDPPAYKIASFEANDENFVRLVARQKKPLLVSTGIALKEELQRICEICKEEGNEELVFLKCTSSYPADLSDMNLNSIKLLKDEFKCELGLSDHSFSNIPAIIAISLGARVIEKHFCLDKSIKSEDSEFSLDFNEFKSLCEDIRKSELALGKALFNDELKEIKNREFARSLYASADIKKGELFTKDNVRSVRPAFGLHPKYLNSLLGKKAKRDIDFASPLTEEDL from the coding sequence ATGAAGATAGGAAATTTTGACTTAGATGAAAAGGTTTTAATAGTAGCTGAGCTTAGTGCAAATCACGCGGGAAGTCTTGATTTGGCTCTACAAAGCATTAAAAAGGCCAAAGAAGCCGGTGCTGACGCCATTAAAATTCAAACTTATACTCCTAATAGCATTACCTTAAATTCAAACAAAGATGATTTTATCATCAAAGGTGGCTTGTGGGATAAGAGAACTTTTTATGAGCTTTATGAGAGTGCTAAAACACCTTATGAATGGCATTCTTTGATATTTGAAGCGGCACAAGATGCGGGGCTTCTTTGCTTTTCTAGCCCTTTTTGCGAGGAGGATTTAACTTTCTTAACAAGGTTTGACCCTCCTGCTTATAAAATAGCTTCCTTTGAAGCAAACGATGAAAATTTCGTGCGTCTTGTGGCAAGGCAAAAAAAGCCTCTTTTAGTATCAACAGGCATAGCCTTAAAAGAGGAATTGCAAAGAATTTGTGAAATTTGCAAAGAAGAAGGCAATGAAGAACTTGTTTTCTTAAAATGCACCTCAAGCTATCCGGCTGATTTAAGCGATATGAATTTAAACTCCATAAAGCTTTTAAAAGATGAATTTAAGTGCGAGCTTGGCCTAAGTGATCATAGCTTTAGCAACATACCAGCTATCATAGCTATAAGCCTTGGCGCAAGGGTGATTGAAAAGCATTTTTGCCTTGATAAAAGTATAAAAAGCGAGGATAGTGAATTTTCTCTTGATTTTAACGAGTTTAAAAGCCTTTGCGAGGATATTAGAAAAAGCGAACTTGCACTTGGAAAAGCACTTTTTAACGATGAGTTAAAGGAGATTAAAAACCGCGAATTTGCAAGGAGTTTATATGCAAGTGCTGATATAAAAAAGGGAGAGCTTTTTACAAAGGATAATGTAAGAAGCGTAAGACCGGCGTTTGGTTTGCACCCTAAGTATCTAAATTCCTTGCTTGGTAAGAAGGCTAAAAGAGATATAGACTTTGCCTCACCCTTAACGGAAGAGGATTTATGA
- a CDS encoding motility associated factor glycosyltransferase family protein has protein sequence MSILVKNLKAIKSPVLKDTLRSIQNKNYKSIQENDCLNIKTGGGICIYHNAKAELDEMLAKYEQYKFYEVLYFYGFGSGLLYKELAKNENLKHIVVFERDIELLLCVLSKLDFSKELQDDKIMIFHPSQSDEIANICKIDKFCYNSKLYFLDIHSKFYENFEEEILRLNNFLISQFSYYIKSIGNDPLDALQGILQFMQNLSFMCENISCGELYKKRYKKHDTAVIVSTGPSLSKQLELLKLYQDRVSIFCADSAYPILMKNGIVPDYVFMIERSDFTAEFFNHSFKGDENTIFMVASLAHPNAFKYLKRENKQILALTRANPFALYLNLKNFGWIVEESNVAVFAFTTAVYRLGFKTVLFIGQDLAFDESGHSHPKDYQHGEDFEQGFYKEKDYEQILGYGGNKTVKSHKIWIMFKQNLENFIRQAPATVINCTEGGARILYCKEAPFKDCLLEFAKQKKSYIKLEKTTLQKSLEFKLQAYVKTKKSIKKCIDFTELLEENFTAIKQEYENIQKIANELELIQKLDVLLEKAQNFKKYLEANSDEFDECLMQTKTQFNINLAKIYALYVSSQQDYINKKLFIIKELLEYFLLLDSLLKAFLKVLKEPFENLEKELLSKNLKKYLRL, from the coding sequence ATGAGTATATTAGTTAAGAATTTAAAGGCTATAAAATCGCCTGTGTTAAAAGACACCCTAAGAAGCATTCAAAACAAAAACTACAAAAGCATACAAGAAAATGACTGCCTAAATATCAAAACGGGGGGGGGCATTTGCATATATCACAATGCAAAAGCTGAGTTAGACGAGATGTTAGCTAAGTATGAGCAGTATAAATTCTATGAGGTTTTGTATTTTTATGGCTTTGGAAGCGGGCTTTTGTATAAAGAATTAGCCAAAAATGAAAACTTAAAGCACATCGTAGTTTTTGAAAGAGATATTGAGCTCTTGCTTTGCGTGCTTTCAAAGCTTGATTTTTCCAAAGAATTGCAAGATGATAAGATAATGATTTTTCACCCTAGCCAAAGTGATGAAATAGCAAATATATGCAAGATTGATAAATTTTGCTATAATTCAAAGCTTTATTTTTTAGATATACATAGCAAATTTTATGAGAACTTTGAGGAGGAAATTCTAAGGCTTAATAACTTTTTAATCTCGCAATTTTCATATTACATAAAATCTATAGGAAACGACCCGCTAGACGCCTTGCAAGGAATTTTACAGTTTATGCAAAATCTTAGTTTTATGTGTGAGAATATAAGCTGTGGCGAACTTTATAAAAAAAGATACAAAAAGCATGACACAGCCGTAATCGTCTCCACAGGCCCCTCTCTTTCTAAGCAGCTAGAGCTTTTAAAGCTCTATCAAGATAGAGTAAGTATCTTTTGTGCGGATTCTGCTTATCCTATACTTATGAAAAATGGCATTGTGCCTGATTATGTCTTTATGATAGAGCGAAGCGATTTTACGGCTGAGTTTTTTAATCACAGCTTCAAAGGAGATGAAAATACCATTTTTATGGTGGCCTCGCTAGCACACCCAAATGCTTTTAAGTATCTAAAAAGAGAAAACAAACAAATTCTAGCACTAACAAGAGCAAATCCCTTTGCCCTGTATTTAAATTTAAAAAACTTTGGCTGGATAGTTGAGGAAAGCAATGTGGCCGTATTTGCCTTTACCACGGCTGTTTATAGGCTTGGTTTTAAAACCGTTCTTTTTATAGGGCAAGATTTGGCCTTTGATGAGTCTGGGCATTCACATCCAAAGGATTATCAACACGGTGAGGATTTTGAACAAGGCTTTTATAAAGAAAAAGATTATGAGCAAATTTTAGGATACGGCGGAAATAAAACCGTAAAAAGCCATAAAATTTGGATAATGTTCAAGCAAAATCTTGAAAATTTCATAAGGCAAGCACCGGCTACAGTAATTAACTGCACCGAAGGAGGAGCTAGAATTTTATACTGCAAAGAAGCCCCTTTTAAGGACTGTTTGCTTGAGTTTGCAAAGCAAAAGAAAAGCTACATAAAGCTTGAAAAAACAACTTTGCAAAAAAGCCTTGAATTTAAATTACAAGCTTATGTTAAAACAAAAAAAAGCATAAAAAAGTGCATTGATTTTACAGAGCTTTTAGAAGAAAATTTTACTGCAATAAAGCAAGAATACGAAAACATACAAAAAATAGCAAACGAGCTAGAATTAATACAAAAGCTAGATGTCTTGCTTGAAAAAGCACAAAATTTCAAAAAATACCTAGAGGCAAATTCGGATGAATTTGATGAATGTTTAATGCAAACCAAAACGCAGTTTAACATAAACTTAGCAAAAATTTATGCACTTTATGTAAGCTCACAGCAAGATTATATAAATAAAAAATTATTTATCATAAAAGAACTTTTGGAGTATTTTCTCTTGCTTGATTCCTTACTTAAGGCCTTTTTAAAGGTGCTTAAAGAGCCATTTGAGAATTTAGAAAAAGAACTTTTGAGTAAAAATTTAAAAAAATATCTAAGGCTTTAA
- a CDS encoding GDP-mannose 4,6-dehydratase — translation MKKILLSGADGFIGSHLCEMLVKKGFKVRALSQYNSFNFWGHLEKSEVKNDVELISGDLRDSFFCQKLAKGVDAIFHLGALIAIPYSYEAPQSYVDTNIQGTLNMLEAAKNAGVSKFIHTSTSEVYGSAIYTPIDEKHPLQPQSPYSATKIAADMLALSYYNSFSLPVMVARPFNAYGPRQSARAIIPSIISQILSGVKELKVGDLSPKRDLNFVLDTCEGFCELLKLDEYGEVFNIASQKEYSMQEVLDKILDLTNAKIDVVVDTQRLRPKNSEVTRLLGDSTKLKTHTNWQSKFSLDEGLKLSIEYIKANLNEYKSGIYNV, via the coding sequence ATGAAAAAAATTCTACTAAGCGGAGCTGATGGTTTCATAGGCTCTCATCTGTGCGAAATGCTTGTAAAAAAGGGCTTTAAAGTAAGGGCCTTAAGTCAATACAACTCCTTTAACTTCTGGGGACATCTGGAAAAAAGTGAGGTAAAAAACGATGTGGAGCTTATATCTGGGGATTTAAGAGATAGTTTTTTTTGCCAAAAACTAGCAAAGGGCGTTGATGCCATCTTTCATCTTGGTGCTTTAATAGCCATACCCTATTCTTACGAAGCGCCTCAAAGCTATGTAGATACGAACATACAAGGCACGCTTAACATGCTTGAAGCGGCGAAAAATGCAGGTGTGAGCAAATTTATCCACACCTCAACGAGCGAAGTTTATGGCAGTGCCATTTACACACCCATAGATGAAAAGCACCCCTTACAGCCTCAAAGTCCTTATTCAGCGACAAAAATAGCTGCTGATATGCTGGCACTGTCTTATTACAACTCTTTTTCTTTGCCTGTGATGGTGGCAAGGCCATTTAACGCGTACGGCCCAAGGCAAAGTGCAAGGGCGATAATCCCTAGCATAATCAGTCAAATTTTAAGCGGGGTTAAGGAGCTTAAGGTCGGGGATTTAAGCCCAAAAAGAGATTTAAATTTCGTTCTTGATACCTGCGAGGGCTTTTGTGAGCTCTTAAAGCTTGATGAATACGGAGAAGTCTTTAACATAGCCAGCCAAAAAGAATACTCCATGCAAGAAGTGCTTGATAAAATTTTAGACCTTACCAATGCAAAGATAGATGTTGTGGTGGATACTCAAAGACTACGTCCTAAAAATAGCGAGGTTACAAGGCTTTTAGGAGATAGCACTAAGCTTAAAACGCACACAAATTGGCAAAGCAAATTTAGTCTTGATGAGGGTTTAAAACTAAGCATAGAGTATATAAAAGCGAATTTAAACGAGTATAAAAGCGGGATTTATAATGTTTGA
- a CDS encoding LegC family aminotransferase codes for MFEKEISFIKQLFKKDSIALHEPCFIGKEKEYLKECIDSGFVSSAGKFVELFEEKIALFTGSKYAIATNSGTSALHIALLANGIDEKCEVITQSISFVATANAISYTGAKPIFLDISKDNFSLSPKALEKFLKNESFMKDNKCFNKKTKKHIKACVVMHSFGLSAKLDKITKLCKKYNIILIEDAAQALGSYYKGKHLGTFGSSSALSFNGNKIITGGCGGIILSNDEKIAKKARHLSTTAKLAHPYEYIHDEIGYNYRLSNVNAAILVAQLEQLPFFLENKRALAQIYKEFFKNNDKINFVDENAQSKSNFWLNAVVFKDEGLRTVFLQECIKNQIYARAIYKPLSALKPFLNCQKDELKNTKKFEKLLVNLPSSVRL; via the coding sequence ATGTTTGAAAAGGAAATATCATTTATAAAACAACTTTTTAAAAAAGACAGCATTGCCCTGCACGAGCCTTGTTTCATAGGCAAGGAAAAGGAGTATTTAAAGGAATGTATAGATAGTGGCTTTGTCTCATCTGCTGGTAAATTTGTAGAACTTTTTGAGGAAAAAATAGCACTTTTTACGGGCTCAAAATACGCCATAGCCACCAACTCGGGCACCTCAGCCCTACATATAGCCTTGCTTGCAAATGGTATAGATGAAAAATGCGAGGTTATAACTCAAAGTATAAGCTTTGTTGCAACAGCAAATGCCATAAGCTACACGGGTGCAAAGCCTATATTTTTAGACATTAGCAAGGATAATTTCTCCTTAAGCCCAAAAGCTTTAGAAAAATTTTTAAAAAATGAAAGCTTTATGAAAGATAATAAATGCTTTAACAAAAAGACAAAAAAGCATATAAAAGCTTGTGTAGTAATGCATAGCTTTGGGCTAAGTGCAAAACTTGATAAGATTACAAAACTTTGTAAAAAATACAACATTATACTTATAGAAGACGCTGCACAAGCACTTGGAAGCTACTACAAAGGCAAACATCTAGGCACTTTTGGTAGCAGCAGTGCACTTAGCTTTAATGGAAATAAAATTATTACGGGCGGTTGCGGTGGCATTATACTTAGCAATGACGAAAAGATAGCAAAAAAGGCTAGACACCTAAGCACAACAGCGAAATTAGCACATCCATATGAGTATATACACGATGAGATAGGGTATAATTATAGACTTAGCAATGTAAATGCCGCTATTTTGGTAGCTCAGCTTGAACAGTTGCCATTTTTCTTAGAAAATAAAAGAGCCTTAGCACAAATTTACAAGGAATTTTTTAAAAATAATGATAAAATTAACTTCGTAGATGAAAATGCGCAGTCAAAAAGTAATTTTTGGCTAAATGCTGTTGTTTTTAAAGATGAAGGATTAAGGACCGTGTTTTTGCAAGAATGTATTAAAAACCAAATTTATGCCAGAGCTATTTATAAGCCGCTCAGTGCTTTAAAGCCTTTTTTAAACTGCCAAAAAGACGAGCTAAAAAACACTAAAAAATTTGAAAAACTTTTAGTGAATTTACCTAGTTCTGTGAGGCTTTAA
- a CDS encoding methyltransferase domain-containing protein, whose product MKDEILIIGAGGHALSCVDVIESEARFKIAGFVDNEANKTGLDYEILGNDDELKSLRKKYKFAFLAIGQTKSANPRIRLFEKLKSLDFIMPTIISPRAYISKYAQIDSEASIIMHNVLVNAGAKVGKACILNTNSLLEHGCVVEDFSHISTCAVVNGDCVVKRASFVGSNTNLKHGQILGENSIFYKDKFYTGGGLNFSYLFSCLFSHFFLPNHKGHTMKKFVSNAEISNNEGTNAEIWQNIFENKEWGKYPSETLIRFIARNFYNVSDRKAINILELGLGTGTNLWFCAREGFTVSGIEWSKAGVDRFLKRMDDEGLKDRIKDIKIGDYYTMLDEFEDESFDCFIDSYSLAYNDFKKTQDIIKKAVKKLKKGGKFLSITPSFNNLGFYKDESLPYHSCKPTEGCDAFTGLIRYCDDEDIKKLYNGDNFKITSISLINTKENNKPLTELYIIQGEKDA is encoded by the coding sequence ATGAAGGATGAAATTTTAATCATAGGTGCAGGTGGGCATGCACTTTCTTGCGTTGATGTTATAGAAAGTGAGGCTAGATTTAAAATAGCTGGCTTTGTGGATAATGAAGCTAATAAAACCGGGCTTGATTATGAAATTTTAGGCAATGACGATGAGCTAAAAAGCCTAAGAAAAAAGTATAAATTCGCCTTTTTAGCCATTGGTCAAACCAAGAGTGCAAATCCTAGAATAAGGCTTTTTGAAAAGCTCAAAAGCTTGGATTTTATTATGCCTACGATAATTTCTCCTCGCGCTTACATCTCAAAATACGCTCAAATAGACAGCGAAGCAAGTATCATAATGCACAATGTGCTTGTTAATGCCGGGGCCAAGGTTGGCAAGGCTTGTATCTTAAACACAAATTCGCTTTTAGAGCATGGCTGCGTTGTGGAGGATTTTAGCCACATTAGCACCTGTGCTGTTGTAAATGGAGACTGCGTGGTAAAAAGGGCTTCCTTTGTAGGCTCAAATACAAATTTAAAGCACGGTCAAATTTTAGGCGAAAATTCTATCTTTTACAAGGACAAATTCTATACGGGGGGGGGGTTAAATTTTTCGTATTTATTTTCCTGCCTCTTCTCTCACTTTTTTTTACCAAATCACAAAGGACATACTATGAAAAAATTTGTAAGCAATGCTGAAATTTCAAATAATGAAGGTACTAATGCTGAAATTTGGCAAAATATTTTCGAAAATAAGGAATGGGGCAAATACCCTAGCGAAACATTGATAAGATTTATAGCAAGAAATTTCTATAATGTAAGCGATAGAAAGGCTATTAATATACTTGAATTAGGACTTGGAACGGGTACAAATTTATGGTTTTGTGCTAGGGAGGGTTTTACTGTAAGTGGTATTGAATGGAGCAAGGCTGGGGTTGATAGATTTTTAAAAAGAATGGATGATGAGGGTTTAAAAGATAGGATTAAGGATATCAAGATAGGAGATTATTACACTATGCTTGATGAATTTGAGGATGAGAGTTTTGACTGCTTCATAGATAGCTACTCGCTTGCTTATAATGACTTTAAAAAAACACAAGATATAATCAAAAAAGCCGTCAAAAAGCTTAAAAAAGGCGGGAAATTTCTAAGCATAACACCAAGCTTTAACAACTTAGGTTTTTATAAGGATGAAAGCTTGCCTTATCATTCTTGCAAGCCAACTGAGGGCTGCGACGCTTTTACAGGGCTTATTAGATACTGCGATGATGAGGATATAAAAAAGCTTTATAATGGAGATAATTTTAAAATAACATCCATATCTTTAATCAATACAAAAGAAAACAACAAGCCTCTTACCGAACTTTACATAATACAAGGAGAAAAAGATGCCTAA
- a CDS encoding class I SAM-dependent methyltransferase has protein sequence MPKELWEGIFSSREWGKYPSETLIRFIARNFYNVSDRKAINILELGLGTGTNLWFCAREGFTVSGIEWSKAGVDRFLKRMNDEGLKDRIKDIKIGDYYTMLDEFEDESFDAIIDVASLCCNDFEKTRAIFLKSLTKLKKGGKFYSSHIAKGILGFDESLGEYYEPKEGIYQHVGKLRFEDEQSIAMLFKADDFSFSLSKTTLQKDGVLLDSLLIVEGSKA, from the coding sequence ATGCCTAAAGAACTTTGGGAAGGAATTTTTTCAAGCAGGGAATGGGGCAAATACCCTAGCGAAACATTGATAAGATTTATAGCAAGGAATTTCTATAATGTAAGCGATAGAAAGGCTATTAATATACTTGAATTAGGACTTGGAACGGGTACAAATTTATGGTTTTGTGCTAGGGAGGGTTTTACTGTAAGTGGTATTGAGTGGAGCAAGGCTGGGGTTGATAGATTTTTAAAAAGAATGAATGATGAGGGTTTAAAAGATAGGATTAAAGATATCAAGATAGGAGATTATTATACTATGCTTGATGAATTTGAGGATGAGAGTTTTGACGCTATCATAGATGTTGCTTCTTTGTGTTGCAATGACTTTGAAAAAACAAGGGCGATATTTTTAAAATCCTTAACAAAGCTTAAAAAAGGCGGGAAATTCTACTCAAGCCATATAGCTAAAGGAATTTTAGGTTTTGATGAGAGTTTGGGCGAGTATTATGAGCCAAAAGAAGGGATTTATCAGCATGTTGGCAAACTTCGCTTTGAGGATGAGCAAAGTATAGCTATGCTTTTTAAGGCTGATGACTTTTCTTTTTCCTTAAGCAAGACGACACTTCAAAAAGACGGGGTTTTGCTTGATAGCTTGCTTATAGTTGAAGGAAGCAAAGCTTGA